The following are encoded together in the Halomonas halophila genome:
- a CDS encoding GntR family transcriptional regulator gives MSKVSQAQRLRDLLEDAIIKGRYPPGARLDPEALEREYDCSRTPVREAIQQLAMSGMVKVVPKRGTFVTQLSVAELVERFEVMAELEGMCARLAARRIGAEELEALREAHEACRRMAEAGDANGYYYENSIFHQRIYEASHNAFLAQEATRLHAVLQPYRRMQLHLRHRPERSLAEHEAVLDAIAAGDEQRAQTELVSHVQIQGERFNDLVASVQQLQQTGND, from the coding sequence ATGAGCAAGGTTTCCCAGGCGCAGCGACTGCGCGACCTGCTGGAAGACGCCATCATCAAGGGGCGCTACCCGCCCGGGGCACGCCTCGATCCGGAGGCCCTGGAGCGGGAGTACGACTGCTCGCGCACGCCGGTCCGCGAGGCGATCCAGCAGCTGGCGATGTCGGGCATGGTGAAGGTGGTGCCGAAGCGCGGCACCTTCGTGACCCAGCTCAGCGTGGCCGAGCTGGTGGAACGCTTCGAGGTGATGGCCGAACTGGAGGGCATGTGCGCGCGGCTGGCGGCGCGGCGCATCGGCGCCGAGGAACTGGAGGCGCTGCGCGAGGCCCACGAGGCCTGCCGACGCATGGCCGAGGCCGGCGACGCCAACGGCTACTACTACGAGAACAGCATCTTCCATCAGCGCATCTACGAGGCCAGCCACAACGCCTTCCTGGCCCAGGAGGCCACCCGGCTGCACGCGGTGCTGCAGCCCTACCGACGTATGCAGCTGCACCTGCGCCACCGCCCGGAGCGCTCGCTGGCCGAGCACGAGGCGGTGCTGGACGCCATCGCCGCCGGCGACGAGCAGCGCGCCCAGACCGAGCTCGTCTCTCACGTCCAGATCCAGGGCGAGCGCTTCAATGACCTGGTCGCCTCGGTGCAGCAGCTCCAGCAGACCGGCAACGACTGA
- a CDS encoding malonate--CoA ligase has product MHHHNLFLQFEAHFRQTPDKTLIDTPDGRRYAYGEVLETSRRLAGVLQSLDVQSGDRVAVQVDKSPEAIMLYLACLQAGAVYLPLNTGYTGAEIAYFLGDAAPQLYVCPPARASDANRFYQEGLVVHVESLGTAGDGSLMERAADAEPMTEIACLEADDLAAILYTSGTTGRSKGAMLSHANLASNSRALAEAWRFTADDHLLHALPIFHTHGLFVACNIVLTVGASMTFLPRLDVEQLLDLMPRATVLMGVPTFYTRLLQSPRLDREAVANMRLFVSGSAPLLAETHDQFRERTGHVILERYGMTETNMNTSNPYDGERRPGTVGFPLPGSEVRITDRDSGAELPRGETGRVEVRGDNVFRGYWQMPEKTRSEFRDDGFFITGDLGRIDADGYLHIVGRDKDLVISGGYNVYPKEVEQLIDELPGVAESAVFGVGHPDLGEGVTAVIVAREGEVAPDEAAVQAALADRLARYKQPKRVFTIEALPRNVMGKVQKNQLRDAYADLYAVKEVAATAG; this is encoded by the coding sequence ATGCACCATCACAATCTGTTCCTGCAGTTCGAGGCCCACTTTCGCCAGACGCCGGACAAGACGCTGATCGATACCCCCGACGGGCGTCGCTACGCCTACGGCGAGGTGCTCGAGACCTCCCGGCGCCTGGCCGGGGTGCTGCAGTCCCTCGACGTGCAGTCCGGCGATCGGGTGGCGGTGCAGGTCGACAAGAGCCCCGAGGCGATCATGCTCTACCTGGCCTGCCTGCAGGCCGGCGCGGTCTACCTGCCCCTCAACACCGGCTATACCGGCGCCGAGATCGCGTACTTCCTGGGCGACGCCGCGCCGCAGCTCTACGTGTGCCCGCCGGCGCGGGCGTCGGACGCCAATCGCTTCTACCAGGAGGGGCTGGTGGTCCACGTGGAGAGCCTGGGCACGGCCGGCGACGGCAGCCTGATGGAGCGTGCCGCCGACGCCGAGCCGATGACCGAGATCGCCTGCCTCGAGGCCGATGACCTGGCGGCGATCCTCTACACCTCCGGCACCACCGGGCGTTCCAAGGGGGCGATGCTCAGCCACGCCAACCTGGCCTCCAACAGCCGGGCGCTGGCCGAGGCCTGGCGCTTCACCGCCGACGACCACCTGCTGCATGCGCTGCCGATCTTCCATACCCACGGGCTGTTCGTGGCCTGCAACATCGTGCTGACGGTGGGCGCCTCGATGACCTTCCTGCCCAGGCTCGACGTCGAGCAGCTGCTCGACCTGATGCCCCGGGCCACGGTGCTGATGGGCGTGCCGACCTTCTACACCCGGCTGCTGCAGTCGCCGCGGCTGGACCGCGAGGCCGTGGCCAACATGCGGCTGTTCGTCTCCGGCTCGGCGCCGCTGCTGGCTGAGACGCATGATCAATTCCGAGAGCGGACCGGCCATGTCATCCTCGAACGCTACGGCATGACCGAGACCAACATGAACACCTCCAATCCCTACGACGGCGAGCGGCGCCCCGGCACGGTCGGCTTCCCGCTGCCGGGCAGCGAGGTGCGCATCACCGACCGCGACAGCGGCGCCGAGCTGCCCCGCGGCGAGACCGGGCGGGTGGAGGTGCGCGGCGACAACGTCTTCCGGGGCTACTGGCAGATGCCGGAGAAGACCCGCAGCGAATTCCGCGACGACGGCTTCTTCATCACCGGCGACCTGGGGCGGATCGATGCCGACGGCTACCTGCACATCGTCGGCCGCGACAAGGACCTGGTGATCTCCGGCGGCTACAACGTCTATCCGAAGGAGGTCGAGCAGCTGATCGATGAGCTGCCGGGCGTCGCCGAGTCCGCGGTGTTCGGCGTCGGGCATCCTGACCTCGGCGAGGGCGTCACCGCGGTGATCGTGGCCCGCGAGGGCGAGGTCGCCCCCGACGAGGCGGCCGTCCAGGCGGCGCTCGCCGACCGGTTGGCGCGCTACAAGCAGCCCAAGCGGGTGTTCACCATCGAGGCGCTGCCGCGCAACGTGATGGGCAAGGTGCAGAAGAACCAGCTGCGCGACGCCTATGCCGACCTCTACGCCGTGAAGGAGGTGGCCGCCACGGCAGGATGA
- a CDS encoding malonyl-CoA decarboxylase codes for MNMDFLEGLLSSVARRARQRPGRERGVSGGQGAATPGLDELTSACDALLAGGGGEASQILVARRVLDGYAALEAEARRDFLSRLAERHGARPEAIHAAYAAYREGEDEAGLRALIEACEPPRQELLRRLNLCPGGTFELVKMRADLLGHLGEAPALAGLDEDFAHLFASWFNRGFLVLRSIDWNTPAAVLEKLIRYEAVHEIQDWNDLRRRLDPEDRRCYAFFHPAIGDEPLIFVEVALCRGIPGNIQTLLAGGDEVAPQDADTAVFYSISNCQAGLKGISFGNFLIKQVVQELQRELPELANFVTLSPVPGFAKWLSERREAGECRLSPETADALDATAWRDDPAAREALEPELTALAAHYLIEAKRRHGLPRDPVARFHLGNGASLHRLNWPADISAKGCRQAHGLMVNYRYEPDRIEQNHEAYSREGSVVCAGDIQRQARRAQPLLAAPADA; via the coding sequence ATGAACATGGATTTCCTGGAAGGCCTGCTGTCGAGCGTCGCCCGTCGGGCCCGCCAGCGCCCGGGGCGGGAGCGCGGCGTCAGCGGAGGGCAGGGGGCGGCGACGCCCGGTCTCGACGAGCTCACCTCGGCCTGCGACGCCCTGCTGGCCGGAGGCGGCGGCGAGGCCTCGCAGATCCTGGTCGCCCGGCGGGTGCTCGACGGCTATGCCGCCCTGGAGGCCGAGGCGCGTCGTGACTTCCTGAGCCGGCTCGCCGAGCGACACGGCGCGCGACCCGAGGCGATCCATGCCGCCTATGCGGCCTATCGCGAGGGCGAGGACGAGGCCGGTCTGCGGGCGCTGATCGAGGCCTGCGAGCCGCCGCGCCAGGAGCTGCTGCGCCGGCTCAACCTGTGCCCCGGCGGCACCTTCGAGCTGGTCAAGATGCGCGCCGACCTGCTGGGGCATCTCGGCGAGGCGCCGGCGCTGGCCGGCCTCGACGAGGACTTCGCGCACCTGTTCGCGTCCTGGTTCAACCGCGGCTTCCTGGTGCTCCGGAGCATCGACTGGAACACCCCGGCGGCGGTGCTCGAGAAGCTGATCCGCTACGAGGCGGTGCACGAGATTCAGGACTGGAACGATCTGCGTCGGCGCCTCGATCCCGAGGACCGGCGCTGCTACGCCTTCTTCCACCCGGCCATCGGCGACGAGCCGCTGATCTTCGTCGAGGTGGCGCTGTGTCGCGGCATTCCCGGCAATATCCAGACGCTGCTGGCCGGCGGCGACGAGGTGGCGCCCCAGGACGCCGACACCGCGGTGTTCTACAGCATCAGCAACTGCCAGGCCGGCCTGAAGGGCATTTCCTTCGGCAACTTCCTGATCAAACAGGTGGTACAGGAGCTCCAGCGCGAGCTGCCAGAGCTCGCCAACTTCGTGACCCTGTCGCCGGTGCCGGGCTTCGCCAAGTGGCTTTCGGAGCGCCGCGAGGCCGGCGAGTGCCGGCTGTCGCCCGAGACCGCCGATGCGCTCGACGCCACCGCCTGGCGCGACGATCCGGCGGCCCGGGAGGCGCTCGAGCCCGAGCTCACGGCACTGGCCGCCCACTATCTCATCGAGGCCAAGCGGCGCCACGGCCTGCCCCGGGATCCGGTGGCGCGCTTTCACCTGGGCAACGGGGCGAGCCTGCACCGCCTGAACTGGCCCGCCGACATCTCCGCCAAGGGCTGCCGTCAGGCCCATGGCCTGATGGTCAACTACCGCTACGAGCCGGACCGCATCGAGCAGAACCACGAGGCCTACAGCCGCGAGGGCAGCGTGGTCTGCGCCGGCGACATCCAGCGCCAGGCCAGACGCGCCCAGCCGCTGCTGGCCGCGCCGGCCGATGCCTGA
- the fadA gene encoding acetyl-CoA C-acyltransferase FadA, with the protein MSLHPRDIVVVDGVRTAMARARNGAFRHVRAENLSAAVMQALFDRNPGLDPKEVDDVIWGCVNQTLEQAMNIARNAAIMTGIPRSVPAQTVNRLCGSSMSALHIAAANIRAGMGDVYVIGGVEHMEHVPMTHGIDVNPAASKHAAKAAMMMGLTAELLGKMHGISREEQDAFGVRSHRLAREARDGGGFDREIVGVEGHDSRGYRVRVDRDEVIRDDASLEAMAELKPAFDPKNGTVTAGTSSALSVGASGMAVMSAERAEALGLEPIARVLSTGVAGCDASIMGYGPVPASKKALKAAGLTMDDIQTVELNEAFAAQSLPVLKDLGLRDRMDEAVNLHGGAIALGHPLGCSGARICTTLLNVMREQDTSLGLATMCIGMGQGVATVFERLR; encoded by the coding sequence ATGAGTTTGCATCCGAGAGACATCGTGGTGGTCGACGGCGTGCGCACCGCCATGGCCCGGGCCAGGAACGGCGCCTTCCGCCACGTGCGCGCCGAGAACCTGTCCGCCGCCGTCATGCAGGCGCTGTTCGACCGCAACCCGGGGCTCGACCCGAAGGAGGTCGACGACGTCATCTGGGGCTGCGTGAACCAGACCCTGGAGCAGGCCATGAACATCGCCCGTAACGCGGCGATCATGACCGGCATCCCGCGCAGCGTGCCCGCCCAGACCGTCAACCGGCTGTGCGGCTCCTCGATGAGCGCGCTGCACATCGCCGCGGCCAACATCCGCGCCGGCATGGGCGACGTCTACGTGATCGGCGGCGTCGAGCACATGGAGCACGTGCCCATGACCCACGGCATCGACGTCAATCCGGCGGCCAGCAAGCACGCCGCCAAGGCGGCGATGATGATGGGCCTGACCGCCGAGCTGCTGGGCAAGATGCATGGCATCTCGCGCGAGGAGCAGGACGCCTTCGGCGTGCGCTCCCACCGGCTGGCCAGGGAGGCCCGGGACGGCGGCGGCTTCGACCGCGAGATCGTCGGCGTCGAGGGCCATGATTCGCGCGGCTACCGGGTGCGGGTCGACCGTGACGAGGTGATCCGCGACGACGCCAGCCTCGAGGCGATGGCCGAGCTCAAGCCGGCCTTCGACCCGAAGAACGGCACCGTCACCGCCGGTACCTCCTCGGCGCTGTCGGTGGGCGCCAGCGGCATGGCGGTGATGAGCGCCGAGCGGGCCGAGGCGCTGGGCCTCGAGCCCATTGCCCGGGTGCTCTCCACCGGGGTGGCGGGCTGCGATGCCTCGATCATGGGCTACGGTCCGGTGCCGGCCTCGAAGAAGGCGCTGAAGGCGGCGGGGCTGACCATGGACGACATCCAGACCGTGGAGCTCAACGAGGCCTTCGCCGCCCAGTCGCTGCCGGTGCTCAAGGACCTGGGCCTGCGCGACCGCATGGACGAGGCGGTCAACCTGCACGGCGGCGCCATCGCCCTGGGCCATCCGCTGGGCTGCTCCGGGGCGCGCATCTGCACCACGCTGCTCAACGTGATGCGCGAGCAGGACACCAGCCTGGGCCTGGCGACCATGTGCATCGGCATGGGGCAGGGCGTGGCCACGGTGTTCGAGCGCCTCCGCTGA
- a CDS encoding flavodoxin family protein gives MKRLLIVAHAPSPNTRRLREAAERGARHPDIEAIEVVVRPPLEAGPDDVRACDAILLGTPENLGYMSGALKDFFDRSYYAVLDDTRGLPCALYIRAGLDGTGTRRAVEGIVTGLGWKWAQAPLTLRGEWQDAFEARVEELGMAMAAGLEAGVL, from the coding sequence ATGAAGCGACTGTTGATCGTGGCCCATGCGCCCTCCCCCAACACCCGCCGGCTGCGCGAGGCCGCCGAACGCGGCGCCCGCCATCCCGACATTGAGGCCATCGAGGTGGTCGTCAGGCCGCCGCTGGAGGCCGGCCCCGACGACGTGCGCGCCTGCGACGCCATCCTGCTCGGCACGCCCGAGAACCTCGGGTATATGAGCGGCGCCCTCAAGGACTTCTTCGACCGCAGCTACTACGCCGTGCTGGACGACACCCGCGGCCTGCCCTGCGCGCTCTACATCCGGGCCGGCCTCGACGGCACCGGCACCCGGCGCGCCGTGGAAGGCATCGTCACCGGGCTCGGCTGGAAGTGGGCGCAGGCCCCGCTGACGCTGCGCGGCGAGTGGCAGGACGCCTTCGAGGCCCGGGTGGAGGAGCTCGGCATGGCGATGGCGGCAGGGCTCGAGGCGGGCGTGCTGTAA
- a CDS encoding DUF5924 family protein has protein sequence MTADRLPPPPDSRASRLEGWQHRLTRVAERARRWHWLWPPVAFLAGAASFFLVERQQWLGAALALGMLVAWVLLLTESLIARWLTHRGYPALPRGITTFIAQMVHQETLFFTLPFLLATTAWTSGQALFTALMVGLALLSILDPLYYRLAARHRWLYFAFHAQCVFLVVLVTLPTVLHLTTGESLIIALIAMMVFSLPSLMQLLRPMNTARWLAMLVLLPLLAGLGWLGRAWVPPASLWLSGHALSPGFDEQTRTPEGGLRLTPQALAAHGLYAYTAIHAPRGLEEKVVHEWRHDGRLIDRIPLQIQGGREAGYRAWTHKRHFPKEASGRWRVDVMTASGQRIGVLRFRVSDTPEQATLADGRIRLPVGLPGLDLRRLIARPAEAP, from the coding sequence ATGACTGCCGACCGCCTGCCACCGCCCCCCGATTCCCGTGCCTCCCGCCTCGAGGGCTGGCAACACCGCCTCACCCGCGTGGCGGAACGCGCCCGTCGCTGGCACTGGCTATGGCCGCCGGTGGCTTTCCTCGCCGGCGCGGCGAGCTTCTTCCTGGTGGAGCGCCAGCAGTGGCTGGGGGCCGCCCTGGCGCTCGGCATGCTGGTGGCCTGGGTGCTGCTGCTCACGGAGAGTCTGATCGCCCGCTGGCTGACCCACCGGGGCTATCCCGCCCTGCCGCGCGGCATCACCACCTTCATCGCCCAGATGGTCCACCAGGAGACGCTGTTCTTCACCCTGCCGTTCCTGCTGGCGACGACCGCCTGGACCAGCGGCCAGGCGCTGTTCACGGCGCTGATGGTGGGGCTCGCGCTGCTGTCGATCCTCGACCCGCTCTACTACCGCCTGGCCGCCCGCCACCGCTGGCTCTACTTCGCCTTCCACGCCCAGTGCGTGTTCCTGGTGGTGCTGGTGACGCTGCCGACGGTGCTGCACCTGACCACCGGCGAGAGCCTGATCATCGCGCTGATCGCCATGATGGTCTTCAGCCTGCCGAGCCTGATGCAGCTGCTGCGGCCGATGAACACCGCCCGCTGGCTGGCCATGCTGGTGCTGCTGCCGCTGCTGGCCGGCCTCGGCTGGCTGGGACGCGCCTGGGTGCCGCCGGCCAGCCTGTGGCTCTCGGGCCATGCGCTGTCGCCCGGCTTCGACGAACAGACCCGCACGCCAGAGGGCGGCCTGCGGCTCACCCCGCAGGCGCTGGCCGCTCACGGGCTCTACGCCTACACGGCGATTCACGCCCCGCGGGGCCTGGAGGAGAAGGTCGTGCACGAATGGCGCCATGACGGCCGGCTGATCGATCGCATCCCGCTGCAGATTCAGGGCGGCCGCGAGGCAGGCTACCGGGCCTGGACGCACAAGCGTCACTTCCCGAAGGAAGCATCGGGCCGCTGGCGAGTGGACGTGATGACCGCCAGCGGCCAGCGGATCGGCGTGCTGCGTTTCCGGGTCAGCGACACGCCGGAACAGGCGACCTTAGCCGATGGTCGTATCCGCCTGCCGGTCGGGCTGCCGGGGCTCGACCTGCGGCGCCTCATCGCCCGGCCGGCGGAAGCACCGTAG
- the slyA gene encoding transcriptional regulator SlyA yields MQQNIGFTLARLPRLWRAVIDRRLAPEGLTQTRWVTLYHLWQMGDDQPQCDLARTIGVEAPSLVRTLDQLAEQGLVKRCPCDKDRRTKRIMLTDEAMPLLERIDNVVSEIREEMLAGLSDEEVEQLGDLLGRIEANGLAIQAREEG; encoded by the coding sequence ATGCAACAGAACATCGGTTTCACCCTTGCTCGACTGCCGCGCCTGTGGCGCGCGGTCATCGATCGTCGTCTGGCCCCCGAGGGGCTGACCCAGACACGCTGGGTCACGCTCTACCATCTGTGGCAGATGGGCGATGACCAGCCCCAATGCGACCTGGCGCGGACCATCGGGGTCGAGGCGCCGTCGCTGGTCCGCACCCTCGACCAGCTCGCCGAGCAGGGGCTGGTCAAACGCTGCCCCTGCGACAAGGACCGGCGCACCAAGCGCATCATGCTCACCGACGAGGCGATGCCGCTGCTCGAGCGCATCGACAACGTGGTCAGCGAGATCCGGGAAGAGATGCTGGCGGGCCTGTCCGACGAGGAGGTCGAACAGCTGGGCGACCTGCTGGGCCGCATCGAGGCCAACGGGCTGGCCATCCAGGCCCGGGAAGAAGGCTGA
- a CDS encoding preprotein translocase subunit YajC: MVWLIIAAVVGLVFAPAMWLRPSPREQRATTLREAARQAGIQVRLDPSPLHQDDRRRPAYRWVYPPRRRGPDFLLLRDAEASDALKPFIEGWRWRKEPLHALPAAVRGRFEALLARLPADAVAVESSAEALILWWDESLGTEAFAAMAADMDELRDGLAGRPDRPERQPDLGPPRG, translated from the coding sequence ATGGTCTGGTTGATCATTGCCGCCGTCGTCGGGCTGGTGTTCGCGCCGGCGATGTGGCTTCGCCCGAGCCCCCGGGAGCAGCGCGCCACGACGCTGCGCGAGGCGGCCAGACAGGCCGGGATCCAGGTGCGTCTCGACCCGTCGCCGCTTCACCAGGACGACCGGCGGCGTCCCGCCTATCGCTGGGTCTATCCGCCCCGTCGGCGAGGCCCCGACTTCCTGCTGCTGCGCGACGCCGAGGCCAGCGATGCCCTGAAGCCCTTCATCGAGGGCTGGCGCTGGCGCAAGGAACCGCTGCATGCGTTGCCGGCCGCCGTGCGGGGCCGTTTCGAGGCGCTGCTGGCACGCCTTCCCGCGGACGCGGTAGCGGTGGAGTCGAGCGCCGAGGCGCTGATCCTGTGGTGGGATGAATCGCTGGGGACGGAGGCCTTCGCGGCCATGGCCGCCGACATGGACGAGCTGCGCGATGGCCTCGCGGGGCGGCCGGACCGCCCCGAACGGCAGCCCGATCTTGGGCCACCGCGCGGCTAG
- the fadB gene encoding fatty acid oxidation complex subunit alpha FadB, whose product MIYQGNAITVARDDDAVATLTLDHRDESVNTLSSTVVGELAEAVEALRAESGLEGLIVTSAKEAFVVGADITEFHGMFERGEDEIRTMLERVHSIFNAIEDLPFPTVTALNGLALGGGCELALTTDFRVMSDSAQLGLPETKLGILPGWGGCVRLPRLIGADNAIEWIAGGTQNKADEALRMGAVDAVVPGESLQEAARDLLDRARRGELDHEARRTEKRSPLGLDAIEQMMVFETAKGYVAGKAGPHYPAPIEAIKVIQKGAGETRERAQAIEAASFAKLAKTDVCYNLVGLFLNDQAVKKAGGRYAKQARPVERAAVLGAGIMGGGIAYQSASKGTPILMKDIKAEAIDLGLKEARKLFAKQVERKKLTTEQMAERLTHIRPTLSYGDFGEVDLVVEAVVENPKVKGAVLAEAEAALGDDAILASNTSTISITRLAEHLKRPEQFCGMHFFNPVHRMPLVEVIRGEKTGDAAVAATVAYARQMGKTPIVVNDCPGFLVNRILFPYFGGFSALVAQGADFRRVDKVMERFGWPMGPAYLLDVVGMDTALHAGEVMAEGFPERMGEMSGGVIPLMVEHERLGQKNGKGFYAYEEDRKGKPQKVEDDEALALVRQVAEGEREFSDEAIIARMMVPLCLEAVRCLEDGIVGSAAEADMALIYGIGFPPFRGGALRYIDAMGAEAFVAQADELAAELGPLYAPTDGLREMARSGQRFHRDADPA is encoded by the coding sequence ATGATCTACCAAGGCAATGCCATCACCGTGGCGCGCGACGATGACGCCGTCGCCACCCTGACCCTCGACCACCGCGACGAGTCGGTCAACACCCTGTCGTCGACGGTGGTCGGCGAGCTCGCCGAGGCGGTGGAGGCGCTCCGCGCCGAATCCGGCCTCGAAGGGCTGATCGTGACCAGCGCCAAGGAGGCCTTCGTCGTTGGCGCCGACATCACCGAGTTCCATGGCATGTTCGAGCGCGGGGAAGACGAGATCCGTACCATGCTCGAGCGGGTGCACAGCATCTTCAATGCCATCGAGGATCTGCCGTTTCCCACCGTCACCGCCCTCAACGGCCTGGCGCTGGGTGGCGGCTGCGAGCTGGCCTTGACCACCGACTTTCGGGTGATGAGCGATTCGGCCCAGCTCGGCCTGCCGGAAACCAAGCTGGGCATCCTGCCGGGCTGGGGCGGCTGCGTGCGACTGCCGCGACTGATCGGTGCCGACAACGCCATCGAGTGGATCGCCGGCGGGACCCAGAACAAGGCCGACGAGGCGCTTCGTATGGGTGCCGTGGATGCCGTGGTGCCCGGCGAGTCGCTGCAGGAGGCGGCCCGCGATCTGCTCGATCGCGCCCGCCGCGGCGAGCTCGACCACGAGGCCCGGCGCACCGAGAAGCGTTCGCCCCTCGGGCTCGACGCCATCGAGCAGATGATGGTCTTCGAGACCGCCAAGGGCTACGTGGCCGGCAAGGCCGGGCCGCACTACCCGGCGCCGATCGAGGCGATCAAGGTGATCCAGAAGGGCGCCGGCGAGACCCGCGAGCGCGCCCAGGCGATCGAGGCCGCGTCCTTCGCCAAACTGGCGAAGACCGACGTCTGCTACAACCTGGTGGGGCTGTTCCTCAACGACCAGGCGGTCAAGAAGGCCGGCGGTCGCTATGCCAAGCAGGCGCGCCCCGTCGAGCGGGCCGCGGTGCTGGGCGCCGGCATCATGGGCGGCGGCATCGCCTACCAGAGCGCCTCCAAGGGCACGCCGATCCTGATGAAGGACATCAAGGCCGAGGCCATCGACCTCGGCCTCAAGGAGGCCCGCAAGCTGTTCGCCAAGCAGGTCGAGCGAAAGAAACTTACCACCGAGCAGATGGCCGAGCGGCTGACTCACATTCGCCCGACGCTGTCCTACGGCGACTTCGGCGAGGTCGACCTGGTGGTCGAGGCCGTGGTGGAGAACCCCAAGGTCAAGGGCGCGGTGCTGGCCGAGGCCGAGGCGGCGCTGGGTGACGATGCCATCCTCGCCTCCAATACCTCGACCATCTCCATCACCCGGCTGGCCGAGCACCTGAAGCGCCCCGAGCAGTTCTGCGGCATGCACTTCTTCAACCCGGTGCACCGCATGCCGCTGGTGGAGGTGATCCGCGGCGAGAAGACCGGTGACGCCGCCGTGGCGGCCACCGTCGCCTACGCCCGCCAGATGGGCAAGACGCCGATCGTGGTCAACGATTGCCCGGGGTTTCTGGTCAACCGCATCCTGTTCCCCTACTTCGGCGGCTTCAGCGCCCTGGTGGCCCAGGGCGCCGACTTCCGCCGGGTCGACAAGGTGATGGAGCGCTTCGGCTGGCCGATGGGGCCGGCCTACCTGCTCGACGTGGTGGGCATGGATACCGCGTTGCACGCCGGCGAGGTGATGGCCGAAGGCTTCCCCGAGCGCATGGGCGAGATGAGTGGCGGCGTGATCCCGCTGATGGTCGAGCACGAGCGCCTCGGCCAGAAGAATGGCAAGGGCTTCTACGCCTACGAGGAAGACAGGAAGGGCAAGCCCCAGAAGGTCGAGGACGACGAGGCGCTGGCGCTGGTGCGGCAGGTGGCCGAGGGCGAGCGGGAGTTCTCCGACGAGGCGATCATCGCGCGGATGATGGTGCCGCTGTGCCTGGAGGCGGTGCGCTGCCTCGAGGACGGCATCGTCGGCAGTGCCGCCGAGGCCGACATGGCGCTGATCTACGGCATCGGCTTCCCGCCGTTCCGCGGCGGGGCGCTGCGCTACATCGATGCCATGGGGGCGGAGGCCTTCGTCGCCCAGGCGGACGAGCTCGCCGCCGAGCTGGGGCCGCTCTACGCGCCCACCGACGGGCTGCGCGAGATGGCGCGCAGCGGCCAGCGCTTTCACCGCGACGCCGACCCGGCCTGA
- a CDS encoding universal stress protein, which yields MSNEYRHVLVAVDLTKDSHKVLERAMQIADRNEARLSIMHTLEPLGFAYGGDIPMDLTSIQDQLDEHAKQRLSEIADAHVAKENQHVVVGMPDTEIHRFAEEQNVDLIVVGSHGRHGFALLLGSTSTGVLHGAQCDVLAVRVGKDGESEE from the coding sequence ATGAGCAACGAGTATCGTCACGTCCTGGTCGCCGTCGACCTGACCAAGGATTCCCACAAGGTGCTGGAGCGGGCGATGCAGATCGCCGACCGCAACGAGGCCAGGCTCTCCATCATGCATACCCTCGAGCCTCTCGGCTTCGCCTACGGCGGCGACATTCCCATGGATCTCACCAGCATTCAGGATCAGCTCGATGAGCACGCCAAGCAGCGCCTGTCCGAGATCGCCGATGCCCACGTGGCCAAGGAGAACCAGCACGTGGTGGTGGGCATGCCCGACACCGAGATCCACCGCTTCGCCGAGGAGCAGAACGTCGACCTGATCGTGGTCGGCTCCCACGGTCGCCACGGCTTCGCGCTGCTGCTGGGCTCCACCTCCACCGGCGTCCTGCATGGCGCCCAGTGCGACGTGCTGGCGGTGCGGGTCGGCAAGGACGGCGAATCCGAGGAGTAA